The DNA segment GCGTCGGCGTCGCTGTCGTTCATCGGCCTGGGCGTCCGGCCCACGACGCCCACCTGGGGCATCCTGCTCAACTCCGGGCGCGACTTCATCACCCGTGCGCCCTGGATCAGCATCGCGCCGGGAATCGCCATCGCGATAACCGTCCTCGGGTTCAACCTGCTCGGCGACGGACTGCGCGACATCTTCGACATCTCCGAGGAGGTTTCGGACCGATGACGCTGCTCGAAATCGAGGGACTCCGGACGGAGTTCCCGACCGACCGCGGGGTCGTCGAGGCGGTCGACGGCGTCGACATGACCATCGAGAACGGCGAGATCGTCGGCCTCGTCGGCGAGAGCGGCAGCGGGAAGTCGGTGCTCGCAGACAGCGTCCAGCGCATCGTCGACGAACCCGGGCGCATCGCCGACGGCGACGTTCGCCTCGAGGGCGAGTCGATACTGGAGATGGACGAGGCCGAGATGGCCGAGGTCCGGGGCGACCGCATCTCGCGCATCTTCCAGGACCCGATGAACAGCCTGAACCCCACGATTCGGGTGGGCGAACAGATCGCCGAGACGATTCGGCTCCACCAGGACGTCGAGGGCGGAGCGTCTCTCCCGACCGAGATTCGCCGAAAGCTCCTCGGCGCGACCGAGAACAGTCGGGCCTGGCGGCGCGCGGTCGAACTGCTGGAGACGGTCGGCATCCCCGAACCCGACAGTCGGGCGACCGACTACCCCCACCAGTTCTCGGGCGGGATGCGCCAGCGCGCGATGATCGCCATGGCGCTGTCGTGCGAACCCGACCTGCTGGTGGCCGACGAACCCACGACCGCGCTCGACGTCACCATCCAGGCCCAGATACTCCGGGAACTCGAACAGCTACAGGACGAGTTCGACACCGCCATCCTGCTCATCACCCACGACCTCTCGGTCGTGGCCGAAACCTGCGACAGAGTGAACGTCATGTACGCCGGCGAAATCGTCGAGCGCGCCGATACCGAGGAACTGTTCGCCGACCCTCAGCACCCCTACACCCAGGGGCTGATAGCGAGCACGCCCCGAATCGACGACCCGCGCGACGAGTTGACCCCGATTCCCGGGAGCGTCCCGTCGCTGATCGACATCCCCTATGCGTGCCACTTCGCGCCCCGGTGTCCGGAGGCGAAACCCGAGTGCTTCGAGCGGGACCCCGAGTTCAGACCGGTGGGCGACGACGGCGACGGCCACGTCGCCGCCTGTCTCCGCCGGGGACCGGAGGGGGAACGACTATGAGCCGCGAACGGTCGGTCGGCGCGGGCGGCGACGCCGGTGCCGGTGCCGACGCCGACGCCACCACGGCGCAATCGGGCGAGACGA comes from the Halorussus vallis genome and includes:
- a CDS encoding ABC transporter ATP-binding protein, with the translated sequence MTLLEIEGLRTEFPTDRGVVEAVDGVDMTIENGEIVGLVGESGSGKSVLADSVQRIVDEPGRIADGDVRLEGESILEMDEAEMAEVRGDRISRIFQDPMNSLNPTIRVGEQIAETIRLHQDVEGGASLPTEIRRKLLGATENSRAWRRAVELLETVGIPEPDSRATDYPHQFSGGMRQRAMIAMALSCEPDLLVADEPTTALDVTIQAQILRELEQLQDEFDTAILLITHDLSVVAETCDRVNVMYAGEIVERADTEELFADPQHPYTQGLIASTPRIDDPRDELTPIPGSVPSLIDIPYACHFAPRCPEAKPECFERDPEFRPVGDDGDGHVAACLRRGPEGERL